The sequence below is a genomic window from Takifugu flavidus isolate HTHZ2018 chromosome 11, ASM371156v2, whole genome shotgun sequence.
CACTGCCTTAAATGtacactgaaaaagaaaaagacttggAAATTCAGTGAAGTTCAGTGCATTTATTATAGACTGTATGTAGGAAACGTTGGAACTTTTGCTGGAGGTGGATCGACTTTACATCGCTAGATTGATCTTCAACACGCCAACAAAGCAAAAATCTCAAGGCAAAAGTTAAGGTTCCTGGAAGTACTGGTCGTTATAATTCCTAGTGTTTGTGCCACTTCTGATTTGGAAGTACTTGAAGAATGGCTTCTATCACCACAGGGTCCCAGGAGTCAGTGAGGGACATGTCCAGCCTCCCCATGGGGCACTTGAATGCTTCAAACAGGCCATGGTCCGTCGCTGTAGATATGAACACCGCTGAGGTGTTTGGAAGTCCAAAACTGTAGATCCCAAAAGTAGCTCTTGACCAGGTCTGTGGAATTGGCGTATCAATCACAAGATTTTGTGAGGGACTGAACCAAAGGCATTGGCAAGGTCATGCATCAATGGAATATGGAGAACCTTTGGGCCAGGACACTGCAGAAGATCTTTCCCTTTACATTTAGCAGGTCGCTCTGACAAAACAGGCTGAAGGTTGACGAGTCCTTCTCTTTGGGAATACCATTGAACACGGgagctgctgcctgcctgcgtcACTGCCTTCTCCATCTGGCTCTGTTTGGGAGCCTTATGTTCACTTGGTGTTCTGGTGCATTAATTGGTGGCATTTCATTAGGGATGGTGACTGGCTCAAGCTTCCACTCATCAGAGTAGATCTTCCTGAGGTGCTCTACCAGAACTTTTATGTCTCCCACTCTTCTCGGTTAGAGAGGCCTTTAAGAAAGCTGTAGGGGTGCTTGTCCATTGCTTCCTCTTATGTTGTCTTCTGAGGTGCTCTGCTCTTCTCAGCTTTTTCACTCTGCTTTATTTCAGCCAGCAGATCACAGAGTACAATTTTTTTGATCTCTGTGGCCACTGCTTTCTCAGTTGACATCTTCTTTCACCACCTGTCTTTCTCCCACTGACTTCTGGACATCAGCTAACTTAAGAGGGCCTTCCTGCTGGCTCTGTATTTTGGCCTTTTGCTGACCAGGTCTGCATCATTGATCTCCCCACTCACTCTTCTAGCTGGATTTGGGCCACAGGATCTGAGGCTTCCTTCCTTACCCTTTCTTCTCTGTTGCTGGCAGCTGGATACTGCTGCTTGCTATTGCAGGCTTGGCTCAGAAAATGGTGTTGGCTATGACTGACTGGGCTTATGAAACTATCACCTGTTACCCATGTCCCCTTAACCCTAATGGAATTTCAATACGCTTCAGCTCTCTTCATAACGCATTAGTAGAAAAGTagtagaaaatggatggatggatggatggatggatggatggatggatggatggatggatggatggatggatggatggatggatatacaTGTAAATCTGGGCAGATAAAAATCAAACCTCCTCCAGATCATAATTATTGCAAACTTGTAACCACATACTTAAGGTGTATCCTCTCTGAAAGTGCGCAAAGCATCAAATTGTTGGCATTTGATGGCCATAGCAGAATCTGAATATCACTCAAATGATAAGCTCTCTGGAGGTTTTGGTGCAAAACCAAAGAAGACCTTCCAGGTGGGTATTCTTGCTCAGTGTGAGTAttgctgacctgtgtgtgttcGTATGTGTCCCTGAAGCAGCCAGGGCCTGGAGAAGGCCTTCCCACAGAGTTTACACACACAGGGAAGTGTGTGCGTCCTGATGTGCATCTTCAGTGCTCCCAGGCTGATGTACTCTTTCTCGCAGTACTTGCAGTTGAAGTACTTCTTGCTACTCCACTCACAACGGAGCTGCCTGCATTTGGCCAGACCCATGAAACTCAAGTGCTCATTATGACAGTCCAAACACTCAAatctctccaggctgctgcagttGGGAGGGACAGCTGGGAAGATAGTCACCAGAGGTAAGGAGGGTGGGTGGaggctctctctcctcctgctgtcccctGCAATGTGCTGGATCTCCAGGTTCACCTCAGCAGAGGATTGAGCAAAACTTCTGCTGTAGGGTCCTGAACAATGGCCTAAAAAGGAGAGTGTGGGTGAGTCTGAAGGAGTAGGAAGGTGCAATTCTGTTCTGATGGGATAGGAGCAGGACGAAGGCGAGATGGTCTTGGTCGCCTTTTGCAGCTGTGGGCTTGACACAGGGCAGtgtgggtgagggggggtggtaGTGTGTAGCAAAGAGTCTTCGTTGTTGTCGCTGTGGCTCTCTGAagaatacacaaacacagaatgAAACATAATGATTGGCAGCTGAAAAACCTGGGTTAGAGCAGCATGTGCAACTCAGTAGTCAATCATGTGTCCCCACTTCTGTTTACTGCAGACTGTCCACAAATGATGCTACCAGCACTAAAGGGAACAACAAAAATCCTACAATCAAGATTGACATTTCTACAATTGGACAATCTGGCATCCAGCAATGTTACACATGTGTTTGTCTCAATTATGTGTCCTAATGTACACATATGTGGTTCCCTCTTGAGATACACATATTGCAGTCAGTCCCCAAAATAACAATCGGCAGAAAATGGTGGCATGATAATCTGGAACACTTTGGTTTTAGAGATATTTTGGGCACTAATCAGAGGAAATTTTAAATTCACACAGAAAAGGCAGTTGAAATGACATTTGAAGTTGTAACATGCTACCTGCTCAATGTCAGAAAAGTCTTAAACTATCATATTCTAACATATTTTCACAGACTTTCTCACATAAAATATTTGATAAACagttgaataaatgtttttatacCTCAACGGTATAATTTCCTTAAAACTAAGTCTGATTTTTCAGCAGCTCTTGTCTGTCGGCTCTTTTCTGATGGTAATGGTTGTTCGAAaacacagtggggggggggggggggggggggggggcgttcaaGCTCACTTTAAAGGGTGTATTGCAACAAATCCAAGGGTTGAAGGAGGGATTTGTCAGAAGGGGCCGAGAAGGCTGCTACATAGGCTCTCGAGGCTGCTTAATGGGGCCCTCCTTTTTCTTAAGGATCTGGGGACAATGCTGGAACTCTCTGAGGATGGATTTTGCACCTGCTGGACACAAACTAGTTTGGTTTGTGCTTGGACAAATCTCCCGTTTCTCTCCCTGCAGCACAACTTTCTGGTAATGAGGTAGAACAAACTGAATATTTTAAATTGTTAAAGCCTGCAGAAGCTTGCTGGTTTGATATATTCAACAGAGACGGTTTCACAATAAAACTGATATGGTTCACTGAAACAGCCAAGACGTTATTGTCAATTAAAGATTCATAAGAATgtaacttttcttttctttttttaggaaTAAcgtttttgtttagttttttttgtttttacaaattaTTTTGGTCTAAATGAAAAGTTATAATGGTGTAAATGTCCAAACCTGGATGTTCGAATTACTGAATTTGTGCCGGCATCATTGTGAGAATGACCATGTTGAAACCTgtcacatgttttattcataaatattttGATATAGAAATTACAACCTCCCGCTGTGCAGTCACCTATTAATAACCTGGCAATATATCAATTTCTCAGTTATTTCTATTCTTAGGTGTCCTCATCTGTTGGGACTATATATCCTAATCTAAACACCTGATTAAATTCAAGTCTCTGgagttttgtgttttatttatttattttactttaatgGCTTAATCAATGAGAACAGAATAATAATCCTACCTTCTCTTTTTGGCTTTAGTTTGCTGTACTTCCATTTCCTGCCGTTGTGATGATTCTTCACCAGGAAGGACCGCGGCATGTTGGACCCGCTAAAGGGGAGCGCAGCCGCCGGTTATCGgtgtgacggtggtggtgggaggggtccGGTGGCTCCGTGCGGGACTCAGACAGCCAAGCGTCTGTCCGCGCGCAGCCTCGCGCATTCTTACGCTGACGGCCTGTGGTCAGGTGTGAAGTTAGGGTCGCGAGGGGAAATTTCCATAGATCCAAATGTTGAACCAATAACAACAAGtgcagggggcggagccatcGTGTCAATCAGCGACCCACCAACAAAACAGGTGTATGAAGGAGCACAGACGCTCCAACCCGGGGCGAGGGAAGGGTAGAgggtagggggtggggggcatcaCTGCTCACCAGCAAAAGCCGACAGCTACTTCTGAAGGAGGGGGCAAACACTCCTCGTCTTTAACTTTACCCCACAATAAACAGAATAGCGTTCAAGTTATTCGAATTTTGAGTTGAAGTTATCCGAATCTTTTGTTGAAGTTATTCGAATTTTGAGTCGACGTTATCCGAATCTTGCGTTGATGTTATCCGAATTTGGATGGTCAAAATAAGTTGAGAACTTGGAGAAGAAACACTGAAGACACGGTTCCCCAAGGGGACGTTAGACTGTAAAGATCCAGGTCGGATTTGTATTTGTTCTGCGTTTGATTGATTTTTCTGCTGGTTAAAATTAGATCCAACAATTGTTTTAAAATTAAGCATCCAAAATGGAACATAACCTTTATTTGGCATAATAGCAAACAGAAACTGTGCCAATGTTTTCAAAATAGGAGTGTCTTACATTGATCATAAAGCCACAGAGATTAGGACGATGATggagacacagaggacacaTCTAGACATTCAGTCCACTACTGTTTTTTACACTATACATTGAATGTTAGTTGTGATttgtcaaaaaacaaacaacaaaacttgTTTAAGTTAAAAAGTTAGATACTGTTTAAGGCAATTTCTACTGTATAGACATGAACATAAATGCTTATTAGCTGTGTTGGTTCATATTTCAAGTGTTGATTAGTTCTTGAATATTCTGCTGA
It includes:
- the LOC130533808 gene encoding protein snail homolog Sna-like; translated protein: MPRSFLVKNHHNGRKWKYSKLKPKREESHSDNNEDSLLHTTTPPHPHCPVSSPQLQKATKTISPSSCSYPIRTELHLPTPSDSPTLSFLGHCSGPYSRSFAQSSAEVNLEIQHIAGDSRRRESLHPPSLPLVTIFPAVPPNCSSLERFECLDCHNEHLSFMGLAKCRQLRCEWSSKKYFNCKYCEKEYISLGALKMHIRTHTLPCVCKLCGKAFSRPWLLQGHIRTHTGEKPFSCFHCSRAFADRSNLRAHLQTHSEMKRYQCACCLKTFSRISLLAKHQEAGCPVS